In Mesorhizobium sp. 113-3-3, a genomic segment contains:
- the fabF gene encoding beta-ketoacyl-ACP synthase II, protein MRRVVVTGLGLLSPFGMGFEHSWKELLTGRSAARRITEFEVEDLACKIAHVVPRGDGSNATFNPEAVLEPKELRKIGDFILYGIAAADEALKDSGWEPKTHEEQCATGVLIGSGIGGIEGIAENAMILKERGPRRISPFFIPGQIINLVSGQVSIRHGLKGPNHAVVTACSTGAHAIGDAARLIMWGDADVMVAGGAEAPVTRLSIAGFAACRALSTERNDTPQTASRPYDRDRDGFVMGEGAGVVVLEELEHAKARGAKIYAEVTGYGLTGDAYHITAPAEDGDGAFRCMTAALNRARLTPADVDYINAHGTSTMADTIELGAVERLVGNAASKISMSSTKSSIGHLLGAAGAAEAIFSILAIRDNVAPATINLDNPERETAIDLVPNKPRSRQIDVALSNSFGFGGTNASLVFQRYNG, encoded by the coding sequence ATGAGGCGTGTCGTCGTCACGGGCCTTGGGTTGTTGTCGCCATTCGGCATGGGCTTCGAGCACAGCTGGAAGGAACTTCTGACCGGCCGCAGCGCGGCCAGACGCATTACCGAGTTCGAGGTGGAGGATCTTGCCTGCAAGATCGCCCACGTCGTCCCGCGTGGTGACGGCAGCAATGCCACCTTCAATCCCGAGGCCGTGCTCGAGCCTAAGGAATTGCGCAAGATCGGCGACTTCATCCTGTACGGGATTGCGGCCGCCGACGAGGCGCTGAAGGATTCCGGCTGGGAGCCCAAGACCCACGAAGAACAATGCGCCACAGGCGTGCTCATCGGTTCCGGCATTGGCGGCATCGAGGGCATCGCCGAGAACGCGATGATCCTCAAGGAACGCGGCCCGCGCCGCATCAGCCCCTTCTTCATCCCCGGCCAGATCATCAATCTCGTCTCCGGCCAGGTTTCGATCCGGCACGGGCTGAAAGGCCCGAACCATGCCGTCGTGACGGCCTGCTCGACCGGCGCGCACGCCATTGGCGATGCGGCCCGGCTGATCATGTGGGGCGACGCCGACGTCATGGTCGCCGGTGGCGCCGAGGCGCCGGTGACAAGGCTGTCGATCGCCGGCTTCGCCGCCTGCCGAGCGCTGTCGACCGAGCGCAATGACACGCCGCAGACGGCGTCGCGTCCCTATGACCGTGACCGCGACGGCTTCGTCATGGGCGAGGGCGCCGGTGTCGTGGTGCTGGAAGAACTCGAGCACGCCAAGGCGCGTGGCGCCAAGATTTATGCCGAGGTGACCGGCTACGGCCTCACCGGCGACGCCTATCACATCACCGCGCCGGCTGAAGACGGCGATGGCGCTTTCCGTTGCATGACCGCGGCGTTGAACCGGGCCAGGCTCACGCCCGCCGATGTCGACTACATCAACGCGCATGGCACTTCGACCATGGCCGACACGATCGAGCTCGGCGCTGTCGAGCGGCTTGTCGGCAATGCCGCGTCGAAGATTTCGATGTCGTCGACCAAGTCGTCGATCGGCCATCTTCTGGGCGCGGCGGGTGCCGCCGAAGCGATCTTTTCGATCCTCGCGATCAGGGACAACGTCGCGCCGGCGACCATCAACCTCGACAATCCAGAGCGCGAGACCGCGATCGACCTGGTGCCGAACAAGCCTCGCTCCCGCCAGATCGACGTGGCGCTCTCCAATTCCTTCGGCTTCGGCGGCACAAACGCTTCGCTTGTGTTCCAACGCTACAATGGCTGA
- the rplI gene encoding 50S ribosomal protein L9 — protein sequence MEVILLERVSRLGQMGDTVKVKDGFARNFLLPQGKALRANEANKKKFEGQRAQLEARNLERKSEASQVAEKLDGKSFIAVRSAGETGQLYGSVSTRDIAELLTAEGFSVNRNQILLNQPIKTIGLTNVAIALHPEVEVTVTLNIARTADEAERQAKGETLTTAEAIYGDDINDNARPENFFDPNAEFEGGEDNA from the coding sequence ATGGAAGTCATTCTTCTCGAACGCGTTTCCCGCCTCGGCCAGATGGGCGATACCGTCAAGGTCAAGGACGGCTTTGCCCGTAATTTCCTGCTGCCGCAGGGCAAGGCGCTGCGCGCCAACGAAGCCAACAAGAAGAAATTCGAAGGCCAGCGCGCCCAGCTCGAAGCCCGCAATCTCGAGCGCAAGTCGGAAGCCAGCCAGGTTGCCGAGAAGCTGGACGGCAAGAGCTTCATCGCCGTGCGCTCGGCCGGTGAAACCGGCCAGCTTTACGGCTCGGTGTCGACCCGCGACATCGCCGAACTGCTGACGGCGGAAGGCTTTTCGGTCAACCGCAACCAGATCCTGCTCAACCAGCCGATCAAGACCATTGGTCTCACCAATGTGGCGATCGCGCTGCATCCGGAAGTCGAGGTCACCGTCACGCTCAACATCGCCCGCACGGCCGACGAAGCCGAGCGCCAGGCCAAGGGCGAGACGCTGACCACCGCCGAAGCCATCTATGGCGACGACATCAACGACAATGCGCGGCCGGAAAACTTCTTCGATCCGAACGCCGAGTTCGAAGGCGGCGAAGACAACGCCTGA
- a CDS encoding LTA synthase family protein, with protein MAKSSKRAGKAAPQFLEDDPSTGYLPGRAWPVVRYGLISLAISTILVFAIELIVRGDFAGTVSFFLQPLKPGWTTIVVFALILIGLDAVLGRSHQSLMIVAPLTLSLAFVGHQKSHYLGDPLYPTDFLYARQIVALLPLLVRDRPMTALAMVAGIVAGLSLLVYGWRLWRRKVPALSHKGRLARLTLAVPLLAFFVSIMDYATFSWTRDRLQIIPIMWDQKENYASNGFALAFALNVPMAHVSAPPGYTDKAIAAIERPQMTASVPDEKPDIIIVMSESFWDPNRLPGVTITPDPIPTVRALRSGSMFSPEFGGMTANIEFEALTGFSNAFLPAGSIPYQQYVRTPTPSMATFLKSEGYRARAIHPGTNWFWNRGAVYADFGFNDFRSEETLPPMEKRGPLASDAAMTDEIIREADASDDPVFFFAVSLQNHGPYEPNRYYNPTHAVQAPISQWARDSLLSYAEGSADADRGLERLIEWAKKRERPTIVAFFGDHLPPLGPVYVETGFLKDNVAPRKEPTPQAALDHHETPLIIWSNRSGPVADLGTVSPAFLPYHILTAAGITHPYYTGFLGEMRERYRVVDRNLLLTPAGEATPDWSRQKEIDPAIRDFRLIQYDMMFGKRHAAPDFFPETVDKVVAHTS; from the coding sequence GTGGCAAAGAGTTCGAAACGCGCGGGTAAAGCCGCGCCTCAATTTCTGGAAGATGATCCGTCCACCGGCTATCTGCCGGGCCGGGCATGGCCGGTCGTCCGTTACGGGCTGATCAGCCTTGCGATCTCGACCATCCTGGTGTTCGCCATCGAACTGATCGTGCGCGGCGACTTTGCCGGCACGGTCTCCTTCTTCCTTCAGCCGCTCAAGCCGGGCTGGACCACCATCGTCGTCTTCGCGCTGATCCTGATTGGCCTCGACGCTGTGCTCGGCCGCAGTCATCAGAGCCTGATGATCGTCGCGCCATTGACGCTGTCGCTGGCCTTTGTCGGCCATCAGAAATCGCATTATCTCGGCGATCCGCTCTACCCGACTGACTTTCTCTACGCCCGCCAGATCGTCGCCCTGCTGCCGCTTCTGGTGCGCGACCGACCGATGACCGCGCTCGCCATGGTCGCCGGCATCGTCGCCGGGCTGTCGCTGCTCGTCTATGGCTGGCGGCTCTGGCGCCGCAAGGTTCCAGCGCTCAGCCACAAGGGCCGCCTTGCGCGGCTGACGCTGGCGGTGCCGCTGCTCGCCTTCTTCGTCTCGATCATGGACTATGCCACCTTCTCCTGGACCAGGGACCGGCTGCAGATCATCCCGATCATGTGGGACCAGAAGGAAAACTACGCCTCCAACGGCTTTGCGCTCGCCTTCGCGCTCAACGTGCCAATGGCGCATGTCTCGGCACCGCCTGGCTATACGGACAAGGCGATCGCGGCGATCGAGCGGCCGCAGATGACGGCATCGGTGCCCGATGAAAAGCCCGACATCATTATCGTCATGAGCGAATCCTTCTGGGATCCGAACAGGCTGCCCGGCGTCACCATCACGCCGGATCCCATTCCCACCGTGCGGGCATTGCGTTCCGGTTCGATGTTCTCGCCTGAATTCGGCGGCATGACCGCCAACATCGAATTCGAGGCGCTGACCGGCTTTTCCAACGCTTTCCTGCCGGCTGGCAGCATCCCCTACCAGCAATATGTGCGCACGCCGACGCCTTCCATGGCGACCTTCCTGAAGAGCGAGGGCTACAGGGCGCGCGCCATCCATCCCGGCACCAACTGGTTCTGGAACCGCGGCGCGGTCTACGCCGATTTCGGCTTCAACGATTTCAGGTCGGAAGAGACGCTGCCGCCCATGGAAAAGCGCGGACCGCTGGCATCGGATGCGGCGATGACGGACGAGATCATCCGCGAAGCCGACGCCAGCGACGACCCGGTGTTCTTCTTCGCGGTCAGCCTGCAGAACCATGGCCCCTATGAGCCAAACCGCTATTACAACCCGACCCACGCGGTGCAGGCGCCGATCAGCCAGTGGGCGCGCGACTCGCTGTTGAGCTATGCGGAAGGTTCAGCCGACGCGGACCGCGGCCTTGAACGGCTGATCGAATGGGCCAAGAAGCGGGAGCGGCCGACGATCGTCGCCTTCTTCGGCGACCATTTGCCGCCGCTTGGGCCGGTCTATGTCGAGACCGGCTTCCTGAAGGACAATGTCGCGCCGCGCAAGGAGCCGACACCGCAGGCCGCCCTCGACCATCACGAAACGCCACTGATCATCTGGTCGAACCGTTCCGGTCCGGTCGCTGATCTCGGCACGGTGAGCCCGGCGTTCCTGCCCTATCATATCCTGACTGCCGCCGGCATCACTCATCCCTACTATACGGGCTTCCTGGGCGAGATGCGGGAGCGCTACCGCGTGGTCGACCGCAACCTGCTTCTGACCCCGGCCGGCGAGGCCACGCCCGACTGGTCGCGGCAGAAAGAGATCGACCCGGCGATCCGCGATTTCCGGCTCATCCAGTACGACATGATGTTCGGCAAGCGCCACGCGGCGCCCGACTTCTTCCCCGAGACGGTCGACAAGGTCGTCGCCCACACGAGCTGA
- a CDS encoding acyl carrier protein: MSDTAERVKKIVIEHLGVDADKVTEQASFIDDLGADSLDTVELVMAFEEEFGVEIPDDAAETILTVGDAVKYIDKASA; this comes from the coding sequence ATGAGTGACACCGCAGAGCGCGTCAAGAAGATCGTCATCGAGCACCTTGGCGTCGATGCCGACAAAGTGACGGAGCAGGCGAGCTTCATCGATGATCTGGGCGCTGACAGCCTCGACACGGTCGAACTCGTCATGGCGTTCGAAGAAGAGTTCGGCGTGGAAATTCCCGACGACGCGGCCGAGACCATCCTGACCGTCGGCGACGCGGTGAAGTACATCGACAAGGCTTCGGCCTGA
- a CDS encoding SAM-dependent methyltransferase translates to MNILLKRVLDRLVRTGNLKVTGPKGSTVIFGDGSGEPVHMHIKTRHAERAITLDPMLAVPESYMDGELDILEGGVLGLMRIAFQNMGSGGIDATWSKAIEGLRHAFRRLQQINTTSRSRRNVQRHYDLSGDLYRLFLDEDMQYSCAYFEQPDMTLDEAQAAKKRHIAAKLRLKAGQTVLDIGSGWGGLGLYLAKAFDVDVQGVTLSTEQHGVATDRAHAQGLENHVHFELKDYRELNERFDRIVSVGMFEHVGVNHFRTFFDKAATLLKPDGVMLLHTIGRSGVPWATSAFIRKYIFPGGYIPAMSEVLPAIEKSGLVVTDVEILRLHYADTLKHWGQRFAANRDKAKAIYDERFCRMWEFYLAASEAAFRWQDLVIFQFQIAKKNDTLPMTRDYMAKCEKALEMRDMGRREAAAVEKPVKPARRRKVAE, encoded by the coding sequence ATGAACATTCTGCTGAAGCGCGTTCTCGACCGCCTGGTGCGCACGGGCAATCTCAAGGTAACCGGGCCAAAAGGCTCGACAGTCATCTTCGGCGACGGCAGCGGCGAGCCGGTGCACATGCACATCAAGACCCGGCATGCCGAACGCGCCATCACCCTCGATCCGATGCTGGCGGTACCTGAATCCTACATGGACGGCGAGCTCGACATTCTCGAAGGCGGCGTGCTCGGACTGATGCGCATCGCCTTCCAGAACATGGGCAGCGGCGGCATCGACGCGACCTGGTCGAAAGCCATCGAGGGCCTGCGCCACGCCTTCCGCCGCCTGCAGCAGATCAACACCACCTCGCGCTCGCGCCGCAACGTGCAGCGCCATTACGATCTGTCGGGCGACCTCTACCGGCTCTTCCTCGACGAGGACATGCAATATTCCTGCGCCTATTTCGAGCAGCCTGACATGACGCTGGACGAGGCCCAGGCCGCCAAGAAGCGCCACATCGCCGCCAAGCTCAGGCTGAAGGCCGGCCAGACCGTGCTCGATATCGGCTCCGGCTGGGGCGGGCTCGGCCTCTATCTCGCCAAGGCGTTCGACGTCGACGTGCAGGGCGTGACGCTGTCGACCGAACAGCATGGCGTGGCCACCGACCGGGCGCATGCGCAAGGCCTGGAAAACCACGTCCATTTCGAGCTCAAGGATTACCGCGAACTCAACGAGCGCTTCGACCGCATCGTTTCGGTCGGCATGTTCGAACATGTGGGCGTCAATCACTTCCGCACCTTCTTCGACAAGGCGGCGACGTTGCTGAAACCCGATGGTGTCATGCTGCTGCATACGATCGGCCGCTCCGGCGTGCCGTGGGCGACCAGCGCGTTCATCCGCAAGTACATTTTCCCGGGCGGCTATATTCCCGCCATGTCGGAGGTGCTGCCGGCGATCGAGAAGTCCGGCCTGGTGGTTACCGATGTCGAGATCCTGCGGCTTCACTATGCCGACACGCTGAAGCACTGGGGCCAGCGCTTCGCCGCCAACCGCGACAAGGCCAAGGCCATCTACGACGAGCGCTTCTGCCGCATGTGGGAATTCTATCTGGCCGCTTCGGAAGCGGCTTTCCGCTGGCAGGACCTGGTCATCTTCCAGTTCCAGATCGCCAAGAAGAACGACACGCTGCCGATGACCCGCGACTATATGGCCAAATGCGAGAAGGCCTTGGAAATGCGCGACATGGGCCGCCGCGAAGCGGCTGCCGTCGAGAAGCCAGTCAAGCCCGCTCGCCGCCGCAAGGTGGCGGAGTAG
- the rpsR gene encoding 30S ribosomal protein S18, with amino-acid sequence MVDINQIPTRRPFHRRRKTCPFSGANAPKIDYKDVRLLQRYISERGKIVPSRITAVSQKKQRELAKAIKRARFLGLLPYVVR; translated from the coding sequence ATGGTCGACATCAACCAGATCCCGACCCGGCGCCCGTTCCATCGTCGCCGCAAGACCTGCCCGTTCTCCGGCGCCAACGCGCCCAAGATCGACTACAAGGACGTGCGTCTCTTGCAGCGCTACATTTCCGAGCGCGGCAAGATCGTGCCGTCGCGCATCACCGCCGTCAGCCAGAAGAAGCAGCGTGAGCTCGCCAAGGCGATCAAGCGCGCCCGCTTCCTCGGCCTGCTGCCCTACGTGGTCCGCTAA
- a CDS encoding YnfA family protein — protein sequence MTYLLYTAAALAEIAGCFSVWAWWRLERSPLWLAPGLVSLLLFAWLLALVDTNAAGRAYAAYGGMYIAASLAWLWLVEGVRPDRWDLAGAALCIAGASVILLAPRGA from the coding sequence ATGACCTATCTCCTCTACACCGCCGCGGCGCTCGCCGAAATCGCCGGCTGTTTTTCGGTATGGGCCTGGTGGCGGCTGGAAAGATCGCCCTTGTGGCTGGCGCCGGGCTTGGTCTCGCTGCTTTTGTTCGCCTGGCTTCTGGCGCTGGTCGATACCAATGCGGCGGGCCGTGCCTATGCCGCTTATGGCGGCATGTACATCGCTGCTTCGCTGGCCTGGCTGTGGCTGGTGGAAGGCGTGCGTCCCGACCGCTGGGACCTTGCGGGTGCCGCGCTCTGCATAGCCGGCGCTTCGGTCATTCTGCTCGCACCGCGAGGAGCATAG
- the rpsF gene encoding 30S ribosomal protein S6 has protein sequence MALYEHVFLARQDLSQQQVDALVEQYKGVISANGGSVGRVENWGLKSLTYRVNKNRKAYYTLMDLNCPPAALNEMERQMGLSEDVLRFLTIKVEAHEEGPSAMMQKREERSERGSFGDRDRGDRGPRSFGDRDRGDRGDRPPRSFGDAGGDRGPRRPREGFEGGAE, from the coding sequence ATGGCTCTTTACGAACATGTGTTTCTTGCCCGGCAGGACCTCTCGCAGCAGCAGGTCGATGCGCTTGTCGAACAGTACAAGGGCGTCATCTCCGCGAATGGCGGGTCCGTGGGCCGGGTCGAGAACTGGGGACTGAAGTCCCTCACCTACCGGGTCAACAAGAACCGGAAGGCATACTACACGCTCATGGACCTCAACTGCCCGCCGGCAGCGCTCAACGAAATGGAGCGCCAGATGGGTCTGTCCGAGGATGTCCTGCGTTTCCTGACCATCAAGGTCGAGGCGCATGAGGAAGGTCCCTCGGCCATGATGCAGAAGCGCGAAGAGCGCTCCGAGCGCGGCAGCTTCGGCGACCGCGACCGTGGGGATCGTGGCCCGCGTTCGTTCGGCGACCGTGATCGCGGCGACCGTGGCGATCGTCCGCCGCGTTCGTTCGGCGACGCCGGTGGCGATCGTGGTCCGCGCCGTCCGCGCGAAGGCTTTGAAGGGGGTGCAGAATAA
- a CDS encoding pilus assembly protein gives MLLNRFWRSKSGNFALLMALGLPAILSAVAFAVDVSTIMRAKSNLQNALDAANLASSHLGDLDITRTDAFDRYFQANIAGHGELANAQATLSVDRGVNFIKTKAVASADINLNFAFLFGQNRHIVVDASAVESNNQLEVVLVLDNTGSMAGARMTALRTATKSLLDTLEATKSPTRQVRASLVPFVTAVNVNGEGFDPSWIDLHGKSSTNGINFPVVKGKRPNHMALFKQLGLKGGWKDTGWKGCVEARPGTYNISDTPPDPSKPDTLFVPYFAPDDPEPAAKPSGSYGNSATGYNNSYLDDTIDDEKLKEPGVNVLDIDLSDLTSAVVNALTRGDLEKVAKYVASTKKIVTETSGALTVGPNRACPTPVVPLTDDFDKLRKAASQMTEWNGSGTNVSEGLSWGMRVLSPGAPYTDGAPFKTAGVSKIVMLLTDGENVVYGASNQPTKSDYTSYGYLADGRFGSDNQTAAARNVDGWTKSVCTQLKNQGVQIYTMVLQSDTAANRTLYSACASDPSGYYAVNDPAKLPDVFQQIANKFSRLQLTN, from the coding sequence ATGCTTCTCAACAGATTCTGGCGCTCGAAGAGCGGCAATTTCGCGCTGCTGATGGCGCTCGGTCTGCCGGCCATCCTGTCGGCCGTGGCATTCGCGGTCGACGTCTCAACCATCATGCGGGCCAAGAGCAACCTGCAGAATGCGCTCGACGCCGCAAATCTTGCCTCTTCGCACCTCGGTGACCTCGACATCACCCGCACCGACGCCTTCGACCGCTATTTCCAGGCCAACATCGCCGGGCATGGCGAACTCGCCAATGCGCAGGCGACGCTGAGTGTCGACAGGGGCGTCAACTTCATCAAGACCAAGGCGGTTGCCTCGGCGGACATCAATTTGAACTTCGCCTTCCTGTTTGGCCAGAACAGACACATTGTCGTCGACGCCTCGGCGGTCGAATCGAACAATCAGCTCGAAGTCGTGCTGGTGCTCGACAATACGGGCTCGATGGCCGGTGCCCGCATGACGGCGTTGAGGACGGCAACGAAATCCTTGCTGGACACGCTCGAGGCGACGAAATCGCCGACGCGCCAGGTGCGCGCCTCGCTGGTACCCTTCGTCACGGCGGTCAACGTCAATGGCGAGGGGTTCGACCCGTCCTGGATCGACTTGCACGGCAAGTCCTCCACCAACGGCATCAATTTCCCCGTCGTCAAGGGCAAACGGCCCAACCACATGGCTCTGTTCAAGCAGCTCGGCCTGAAAGGCGGATGGAAAGACACCGGTTGGAAAGGCTGTGTCGAGGCGCGGCCCGGCACCTACAACATTTCAGACACGCCCCCCGATCCGTCGAAGCCCGACACGCTGTTCGTGCCCTATTTCGCCCCTGACGATCCGGAGCCGGCCGCCAAGCCTTCCGGCTCCTACGGCAATTCGGCCACCGGCTACAACAATTCCTATCTCGACGACACAATAGACGACGAGAAGCTCAAAGAGCCGGGCGTCAATGTGCTCGATATCGACCTGAGCGATCTAACTTCCGCCGTGGTCAACGCACTGACGCGCGGAGATTTGGAAAAGGTCGCCAAATATGTCGCGTCGACCAAAAAGATCGTCACCGAGACAAGCGGCGCCCTCACCGTTGGCCCCAACCGCGCCTGTCCCACTCCTGTCGTTCCGCTGACCGACGATTTCGACAAGTTGCGCAAGGCGGCGAGCCAGATGACGGAATGGAACGGCTCCGGCACCAACGTTTCGGAGGGCCTGTCGTGGGGCATGCGGGTGCTGTCGCCGGGCGCGCCCTATACCGACGGTGCGCCGTTCAAGACGGCAGGCGTCAGCAAGATCGTCATGCTGCTCACCGACGGCGAGAACGTGGTCTACGGGGCCAGCAATCAGCCGACCAAGTCCGACTATACATCCTATGGATATCTGGCCGATGGTCGCTTCGGGTCGGACAACCAGACGGCGGCGGCCCGCAATGTCGACGGCTGGACCAAGAGCGTGTGCACGCAGTTGAAGAACCAGGGCGTGCAGATCTACACCATGGTGCTGCAGTCCGACACCGCCGCCAATCGCACACTGTACAGTGCCTGCGCCTCGGACCCGAGCGGCTACTATGCGGTCAACGATCCGGCCAAGCTGCCGGATGTTTTCCAGCAGATCGCCAACAAGTTCTCGAGGCTGCAGCTGACCAACTAA
- the fabD gene encoding ACP S-malonyltransferase, producing MAVAFTFPGQGSQAVGMGKDLADAFPEARRVFQEVDDALGENLSKLIWEGPEETLTLTANAQPALMAVSLAAIRALESRGFSLKDKVAYVAGHSLGEYSALAAAGFVSVADAARLLRIRGNAMQAAVPAGEGAMAAIIGLEQADVEAACAEAAQGSGKVCQIANDNGGGQLVISGAKAAVELAAKLCTEKGAKRALMLQVSAPFHSALMAPAANVMREALAGVTKHAPVVPVVSNVTVTPTSDPDEIARRLVEQITGRVRWRETVEWFGANGVATLYEIGAGKVLSGLARRINRDIATAAVGAPADVEAALAALA from the coding sequence ATGGCCGTCGCATTCACCTTTCCGGGACAAGGCAGCCAGGCTGTCGGCATGGGCAAGGATCTCGCCGACGCCTTTCCCGAGGCGCGCAGGGTCTTCCAGGAAGTCGACGACGCGCTCGGCGAAAACCTGTCGAAGCTGATCTGGGAAGGTCCCGAAGAGACCTTGACGCTGACGGCCAACGCGCAGCCGGCGCTGATGGCGGTTTCGCTGGCGGCGATCAGGGCGCTGGAATCGCGCGGTTTCTCGCTGAAGGACAAGGTCGCCTATGTCGCCGGCCATTCGCTGGGCGAATATTCGGCCCTTGCCGCAGCCGGTTTTGTGTCCGTCGCCGATGCCGCGCGGCTGCTGCGCATCCGCGGCAACGCCATGCAGGCGGCGGTGCCGGCCGGCGAGGGCGCCATGGCGGCCATCATCGGGCTGGAGCAGGCGGATGTCGAAGCCGCTTGCGCCGAGGCCGCGCAAGGGTCCGGCAAGGTCTGCCAGATCGCCAACGACAATGGCGGCGGCCAGCTGGTCATATCCGGCGCCAAGGCGGCGGTCGAGCTGGCTGCCAAATTGTGCACCGAAAAGGGCGCCAAGCGGGCGCTGATGCTGCAGGTCTCGGCGCCCTTCCATTCGGCGCTGATGGCACCGGCGGCCAATGTCATGCGCGAGGCGCTCGCCGGTGTGACGAAGCATGCGCCGGTGGTGCCGGTGGTGTCCAACGTCACGGTGACCCCGACCAGCGATCCCGACGAGATCGCCCGGCGCCTGGTCGAGCAGATCACCGGCCGCGTGCGCTGGCGCGAAACGGTGGAATGGTTCGGCGCCAACGGCGTTGCGACACTTTACGAGATCGGCGCCGGCAAGGTGCTGTCCGGCCTTGCACGGCGCATCAACCGCGACATTGCGACGGCAGCCGTCGGCGCACCGGCCGATGTCGAGGCCGCACTGGCCGCTCTTGCATAA
- the fabG gene encoding 3-oxoacyl-[acyl-carrier-protein] reductase, which translates to MFELTGRKALVTGASGGIGEAIARVLHAQGAIVGLHGTRIEKLETLAGELGDRVKLFPANLSNRDEVKALGQKAEAELEGVDILVNNAGITKDGLFVRMSDADWDSVLEVNLTAVFRLTRELTHPMMRRRHGRIINITSVVGVTGNPGQTNYCASKAGMIGFSKSLAQEIATRNITVNCVAPGFIESAMTDKLNDKQKEAIMAAIPTRRMGTSAEVASAVVYLASNEAAYVTGQTIHVNGGMAMI; encoded by the coding sequence ATGTTCGAACTGACCGGCCGCAAGGCGCTCGTCACCGGCGCATCCGGAGGCATCGGCGAGGCGATCGCCCGCGTGCTGCATGCGCAAGGCGCCATTGTCGGCCTGCACGGCACCCGCATCGAGAAACTGGAAACCTTGGCGGGCGAACTCGGCGACCGGGTCAAGCTGTTCCCGGCCAATCTGTCGAACCGCGACGAGGTCAAGGCGCTTGGCCAGAAGGCGGAGGCCGAGCTCGAAGGCGTCGACATCCTGGTCAACAATGCCGGCATCACCAAGGACGGCCTGTTCGTGCGCATGTCGGACGCCGATTGGGACTCCGTCCTCGAGGTCAATCTGACCGCTGTTTTCCGGCTGACGCGCGAACTCACCCATCCGATGATGCGCCGCCGCCATGGCCGCATCATCAACATCACCTCGGTGGTTGGCGTGACCGGCAATCCCGGCCAGACCAATTACTGCGCCTCCAAGGCCGGCATGATCGGCTTCTCCAAATCGCTGGCGCAGGAGATCGCCACCCGCAACATCACCGTCAACTGCGTTGCTCCGGGCTTCATCGAATCGGCCATGACCGACAAGCTCAACGACAAGCAGAAGGAGGCGATCATGGCGGCGATTCCGACGCGCCGCATGGGCACGAGTGCCGAAGTGGCGTCCGCCGTTGTTTACCTCGCCTCCAACGAAGCCGCCTACGTCACCGGCCAGACCATCCACGTCAATGGCGGCATGGCCATGATTTGA